aaaaaaaattgtaaaaagaatagtgttaaaaaaattcgcgataaaaaatacttttcccgattttgacttaTACGTCTTTGGAAATgtgtatcattagatatccatatggtttatgttaatgacttagtaatccaggtaTAGAGCGTATATCTAAGCCATTTGTTGGctgattttcccgattttaaatatcaaccgaacCGGGACTATATATACCGGAAGTTATTTGGGGATTATTATGCTAATTTCATCGGGCAACCGGATATGATTTTTCTTTGTTGTTGGGTTTGGTTTTTTGATTGTTTATTCGTTGGTTTGGCTTTTTGGTAGcaattgtaaattttgtacagatgtattgaaaatttcattaatcttgcaaaaactattgtcttattttattagtacatattactatttaattaatatagaaattagtttatgcataaattaattttgcaaaaactattgGCTTAttgatatatatgtatatcgaatccgctatcagaatatacatatatatatatacatataatgatAAGCCTACCACttgtggtgaagggtataaagcgGATCTTACTAAAAATTCAAACacagttttatatacatatatattttttcataattttatttaaaaaatagatcaacatttttatctctaacacattttttatatgtcgttcataattttctttttaagccACATAGTGGAAATTtgctttaatattaaaatatacaaatgtatataaatagcGTTATAGATTATTTATTAATGTTGATATTcggttttatttacataaaaaaagtaaagaattttttttttagaaagtgtaagtttaataaaatttgtttacaaagaaTGGTTTTTAAATTGCCTAAAATAGTACTATCATTTAAGTAAAGTTATTataatttaagcaatttaaaaacatatacctattacaaataaatcattaaaaataaagttattgttaaaaaagtcgtataaaatatttcctaatgcaattattaacaaaaagtcACTGAGGTAAGGAAAGTATGGACTTgtaagtttataataattacaaggactatattttgtacaagtttttttctttcgCTGTAATAAAGTTTAAAAGCAGAGCTAGTAGTACATGTTTTCTCATCTAATTTTTAACTAACAAAGACACAATTTATCTTGATATCTatataataataacttaaaaactatgttttagGAGGTGTGTGTTTTAAACATAACAGTAGAAGTTGTttgtttcatatatatattagaCAAATTGCTCTTGGCTATTAGCTGATAGTTCCATTAGTCTCCAAGCAGCCTTTGGATTTAACTCATTAGGATCTCGACATAATACCCACACGTAATTGACGCGCATTACTTTCTCGGGATCTCCTTCAACAACTTTGTTTGATGATCGCTCTCTAACACACATTATCTGTTGTGCTTGGAAGGTAACAATTAGTACGGGTCCCTGTTCCATTACTTTGCCCATGGCCAAGTCGATATTTTCAATGTCTAAAATTTTCGAATCTAAGTATAAACCAGCCTTTAGGGCATGACTAATAGGGGTGGATATAATATTGAAGGTGCTTTCAAAACACCAATCTTTGAGAATGTCGAGATCTCCTCTAACCATGGCTTCCAAAATATTTGGTATAATATCAGTTTCACAATCTTTAAGGAATTGCTTTTGATCAAAGTTCGGGTCAATTTTACATAGTTCAGTTAGGGTTTCAGATAATTCTGTTTTCGAAAATAGACCTCCCATAACATCGGACACCTTATCGGTGAGTAGGCGCGATGCGCGTATGAGGGGATTTTCGGATTCCTCGTATTTCATTTTCCAATCGAGTACTTTATTGACGTAAGCATTGTTATTTTTGAAGTCTTCCCACGATTGATAGAATTTCGAATCTTTATGTAATTCTACACCCATGGCATCCATGTTCGGTTCTACTACACGTTCATCTTCACCGAATTCGACTTCTTTACGCTTACGCAGACGTGCCGGCGCTCTATAAACTCTCGAGTTTATGCTTTGTGCATCCATTTCTTGCTTAATCAATTTTGTTGTGTCCGATATCGCTTGAAAAGCTGAAGTCTGACCGATTTTTTCTCCTTGCTCCGATATGCTCTCTTTGGCTGTTTTAGCTTGTTTCGAAATTTCTTCTGTTATTTTAGAAGCTTTTTGAGCTATTTCTGTTTTACCAGCTTCTTCCAAAACATCGCTTACTTTTTCCTTTATCGAACCCAATTGTTCCTTTAAGATGGACGATGATTTTTGAGCCTCAGATTcaactatattgaatttttgtcTGGCCGATTGTAAAGCATCAGATTGTTCGAGTTTTTGAGCTTCTTCACGGAATTTCTTAATGCTTTCTTtcatttctttgtttttgtccatttcatttttaatgtTATCAATGAATTGTGAAAAAAAGCCAGGCCGTCTGCCAGGTTGGGAATACCAACGctagaaaaaaagaaattttaaaatttaataggtCATTAAtcatgttcttaaaaatacaattaGTAAAAGTTATGCGATACATTGAgtgttgaaatataaattttttcaactcATTTAGCTTTTGAAGGTACGATCGGTAGGTATATCattaaaaatatagtaaaaaaatGGCTTTTCGGTtcaaattgtgaacattttaagaaatgttGCATTTCCTTCAAATATTATTACTACATATTTGACAAaatattgataatataaaaaaaattaaatgatataTTAAAGATCAACTCACCTGATTTTGTACAACTTGCAGACATTGTTTTCCCACGAATAAACTCTTATTGCCTCtggttaaagttaaaaatttgtactaaaaaaatttagagaaaTATGTTGCATTTAGCCCACTGTTCAGACATAATTTaacctttttatatatttcatttagttAACTTAATACTTTTTCACTGAAATTTCATCACGCCACTTACCattatgtaaaatttcaattatacacttagcttttatttatattttaggtATTTTTGTACATAAATTCCTATTGAATTcgtatttatgtaattttttctgTTCGTTAggtagaaattattttttttctacgaATTCCTGACTAAACTCATGCCTGTTTAACTGTCACTGTCAGTGTTATCATTTGATGGTAAAAAAATTGACAGCTATAAAATAAGTTGTCATAGTTGTAagcttttgtatatataatttttagtttctatTAAGAAAACAGAGATGTGTAGTTAGAATTAATTTACACTGTAAATTTTACAgccagtttttataaaattcaaaatcaattcgtTTCGAAAGTTTGTAatgaaaacaacaagaaaaatattttttttttgttgttttcaactTAGAGTGTTTCCAAATGTTATCAAAGTATGtagaaaagaattttttttaaatatttgaggtgaataaaatttcaatagctCAAAGAGCTACGCAAATTTTCAACAATTGAATAgaaatatttcagaaataaaaatacatacacaaataaaatattatagttgtacatttttattattaatttattaaaaccacAATAAAATGATAAtgtatcattttttttattttcaaaatttaccaAAGTACTTTGCCTACGTTTGGCGCACGctcttatataaaattatatacaatttattttttttatttattaatttttaatacatgttgccaataataaatttataattctgGAATTCTGGTTCATACCATCTGCACAATTTGTATCGATATTTATTGTACAAATCGatgacaacaaaatttttaaaaatttccattttgagCGTTTACCAACACTGTCAAAATAAATGCAGTTATAAAATCCCTTTTTCAAAGGAATTTAAATATCAACGCAATATCAATcggatttattttaatttgcaaaaacgACACAGCGCacggtgaaaaaatatttttcaaaaaataaatttaaaaaactgcgCTACAATCAAccacaatataaaatataacaatccagaaattgttttaaacaaaataatagtaaatattcaacaaaacaaaGAAACCATTACAGAAActgcaaaaattagttttttttacaaagctAGCTAAAAGAAGGAAAAAATTCTAACGGAATTTGTGTTGTTGGATTCCTATTAATTCCAAGAAATAAATGCAGAGTGACGTCATGTACCGCAGCAGCCCTGAAAGTAACAAGGTAAAGTAGAAAGAATAAGCAAGGGGGgattataaaaaaacagttatatgTAAATGGAATGatttttttagtataattaatttttttgttgttcatagCAAACTGCTGAAACTTTTACAAATCTATTGGGCTTAAACATTAAGTGTTTCCAAGAAATGTACTTGGACACTTGTGCCTCAATGGCTGCCGGCTCTACATCATCACCCAGTATTTCACCAACATCATCAAATGGCACATCGGGGACTGGCTCATTAATGTTGTCGCCAGTTTCTATGTCGCCAACTTCGTCTTCCAGTAATTCTTCTAATACCTCAACCTCCTCATCCTCAGGATGTGGGGCTGGTATGGGCTTGGAAAATATGACTGCTTTTCAACAGCAACAGTTGTTGGCGGCACATCAGCAACATTTAGCGGCTGCTGCTGTAGCTCAACATCATTTGGCAATGGCGGCTGCCGCTGGTAATCAACAATCTTCAGTCCATGTTAATGGAAATGTGGGAGGAACTCCAGCCAACActaatcaacaacaacaacatgatgAAATTTCtaaatctcttaaaatgttTGCTATGCTAACAGCCTATTCTAATGGTAATGGTATGTCTGcctaactttattttaaaaaatttctaggaAATGCTTTAATTTGTAAcatttcttagaatttcataaatatttctcaatgtaaTTAACGCTCCCTGGTGTAAAAAATTGTGCTTATTTTGTTATTTCCTTTTTCTAAGaattttacaaatgttaaatttaacagAACCAATTCTTTGAATGTTTGTAGGATTTTTATTTAAGGTTAGATTGAATGTTTACGATCAACAATCAGATCTAAAAGCATAAGTACAAAATTCATTtaggaaacaaatttaaatattcctaAATTactatgtataaaataaatattttgatttgtaaaatcaaatctttaaaatttcctaaattACAGAAACTCCCGCCATTTGTCCACAACAAATGCCACATTCTCCTGTTGATGCTGTGATGCAGGATTTTGCTTGTAATGGTTATATTTGTGATGAATTAAATCGCTACCAGTTGGGTATGCATTTATCTAATAATGCAGCGACTGCTGGTGCAAATACTACCAATCTACTCAATTCTTCTAATGGTCAACTACAGGTCAATAGCGGAATTGCCAGTTCGaatgcagcagcagcagctgctGTTGCTGCAGCATCACTAAATCAACACCAATTGCAACAGTTGCAGCaacacaatttaaatataaatttcaataataatttttggaaaatgttgcCTACCCATATGCAACAACACTCTAATGCGGTTACAGCAGCCGCTGCTGCCGCGGCTGCGGCCACAGCTGCTGCTGCAGTTAATATGGATTAtaattgtaatcaaaagaagTTACCAAAACGTTATAATGGcgctaaaaatgaaaaatatgtaagTATATTGGTACATTTTTAATCCAATTTACCACGAGTGGTatgggtatttataaatttgtcatttcgtttctaatttctatatttttcataaagtaTATTCATTCATTCCACCTTACAtcagaaaagatttaaattttcctaCGGTCCAATAACTTACATGACATATATGTATGCTGAGATCTAAGCAAAAAATCGACTACTTAGATTTTTGATCTTCAGGGGTGTTATTATGTAATTCGTTTCGAAACGAAACATTTTCGAAATACAATGTACCtataaagcatacaaattcgaaAGAATTTCTTTTCGAATCAAATTGCATGATAACCCCCCAGTTGCTTTGTAAGAGGGCAACCACAAATTTCTGGTTGCCTATTTGGCAACAGACAACGTAAATTTAGTTCGTTTGCCATCCATAATAGACCCACAAGTCATTAACAAAGACAATAGGATATCTCTAATGATAGATAGAAACGACGTATAAAGAAATTCGGaccgacaattttttttactccTGAGAGAAGGATTTGTAAAGTTAGttcgaatttatattttttgtgtatatcTTCTATTATGagtgaaaatatgtatttaaaataaatctctcataaaaaatactgtttattTATCTCTATTTAACTAGTCCTCGGCCAAGCATTGCGTTTTCtgtgaaaataataatgaacCAGTAGCCGTTGTGAAGTCTCATGCCGTGCGTGATTCTTTAGGCAGAGTACTCTGCCCCAAATTAAGAACATATATATGTCCAATTTGCAAAGCATCCGGTGATATGGCACATACTGTCAAGTATTGTCCACAGAAACCCATCATAACAATGGAAGATGCCATTAAAGCGGAATCGTTCCGTTTAGCCAAGGACACCTACTACAAACAACAAAtgaaagtttaaaatcaaatcgTATTGATTTTATCGTTTTGCTGTGTTACCCGACAATATATCAACCTAATTTGATATATACTCAAGAAAACATAagcaattctttttttaaatttattaaaatgaattcaaattttaaatttgatttacaaACGTTAAATCTATCAAACGCTAGATGCGTTATCGTTGTTAGTTGATAagttttaatatataatttatatattacatttacaaaactaatttatttaactttcaatacactattttatatatatacctataaataatcaatttaattaaaatttaaaacataagtaATCAAAcgaattatgaattaaaaaaatattctcaaaaatatcttaaattttattaatttaatttcaaaatgatgttaattttaatttctctattTGTTGATCAAAAGAGaattcgattttaatttttgttttgtttaactttATTTGATCActaatataattatataaaaattccgTGATTTACCAATTACCTATTTAcctatttaaaaagttttcataatgtatttcttttttaagcttttaattttaaatttgaaagaaaatatttgacttATTATAAATCTTCTTTATTGATAACAAGATTTTTTGAAGATTtcgtttaatataaattatttaaacaattaaagattGTTTCTAATGAAGGTGTTCTTTGAACAATTGTGTtctattcgtttttttttttgtattacatcTTGAAATtatcgattaaaaatataaaattgtgttttctcttttatgatttttattatattattttttttagtttaaaacaattacattttttttatattttatttatgtataaataatttattttaaaatttactcacTCGTATACATAGTTTAAATGATTTATGTAATATTGAAGTGTCGctataataacaaatgaaaaacaaaccaTATAATAGATTTGTAATAATTacattaagtttttattaaaataaatgtattttttttatatactactgaacattttaaattggCGTTTTTATTCGTTAAGTATCTATAAGTCTGTTCAGTTCGAAAATAAGCTGCGAATTTTACTTTGTAATACGTTACAATTTAATTGAATGGtataaaagcaaataaatagtCTCTAAAgattcttatatttattatatgt
The nucleotide sequence above comes from Calliphora vicina chromosome 1, idCalVici1.1, whole genome shotgun sequence. Encoded proteins:
- the LOC135963505 gene encoding mitochondrial import inner membrane translocase subunit TIM44, whose protein sequence is MYKFLTLTRGNKSLFVGKQCLQVVQNQRWYSQPGRRPGFFSQFIDNIKNEMDKNKEMKESIKKFREEAQKLEQSDALQSARQKFNIVESEAQKSSSILKEQLGSIKEKVSDVLEEAGKTEIAQKASKITEEISKQAKTAKESISEQGEKIGQTSAFQAISDTTKLIKQEMDAQSINSRVYRAPARLRKRKEVEFGEDERVVEPNMDAMGVELHKDSKFYQSWEDFKNNNAYVNKVLDWKMKYEESENPLIRASRLLTDKVSDVMGGLFSKTELSETLTELCKIDPNFDQKQFLKDCETDIIPNILEAMVRGDLDILKDWCFESTFNIISTPISHALKAGLYLDSKILDIENIDLAMGKVMEQGPVLIVTFQAQQIMCVRERSSNKVVEGDPEKVMRVNYVWVLCRDPNELNPKAAWRLMELSANSQEQFV
- the nanos gene encoding protein nanos; this translates as MQSDVMYRSSPESNKQTAETFTNLLGLNIKCFQEMYLDTCASMAAGSTSSPSISPTSSNGTSGTGSLMLSPVSMSPTSSSSNSSNTSTSSSSGCGAGMGLENMTAFQQQQLLAAHQQHLAAAAVAQHHLAMAAAAGNQQSSVHVNGNVGGTPANTNQQQQHDEISKSLKMFAMLTAYSNGNETPAICPQQMPHSPVDAVMQDFACNGYICDELNRYQLGMHLSNNAATAGANTTNLLNSSNGQLQVNSGIASSNAAAAAAVAAASLNQHQLQQLQQHNLNINFNNNFWKMLPTHMQQHSNAVTAAAAAAAAATAAAAVNMDYNCNQKKLPKRYNGAKNEKYSSAKHCVFCENNNEPVAVVKSHAVRDSLGRVLCPKLRTYICPICKASGDMAHTVKYCPQKPIITMEDAIKAESFRLAKDTYYKQQMKV